A single Lacerta agilis isolate rLacAgi1 chromosome 10, rLacAgi1.pri, whole genome shotgun sequence DNA region contains:
- the LOC117054088 gene encoding collagen alpha-1(XIV) chain-like translates to MKGAPLASLRPPTSLYLTSGPPSGGRGRCCCCAGRASRTAQVRQQTAAVSLLGACPGGAWLLVELRAGRRSQRRVCSTAETADILFLVDESWSIGESNFQLIKEFVYTIIRTFENVVVGKAGVRLSVVLYGDKPRVSIDLTDYITIEEVLVAVRDLLYRGGNAKTGNALSFLADTMVSAGTLREDAAKVVVLITGGKSSDPVDEPAETLKNRGVTVFAVGIRNADRNELRKIASDPIEEHMLYAKDFGQLGILSRKVSRRLCFTASEPPQPAKQMANVEKIVGPRDLTISEQSYSSLRLSWTPATGKVTSYRILLDSLSAAGQVSAEDQRQVVLDANKSSALVTDLKPNTKYFFTVMAVYSDVLGEPATIKGRTTSIPTVTHFRVVEEGLFSLKVAWTPPLGKLEGYKVYLPTNRPGSTSEKILARDGLLSCP, encoded by the exons atgaaGGGGGCGCCGCTGGCCAGCctgcgcccgcccacttctcttTACCTGACCAGTGGCCCACCTTCCGGAGGCCgaggcaggtgctgctgctgtgctggtcGTGCCTCTCGCACAGCGCAGGTGCGGCAACAGaccgcagcagtttccctccttggcgcctgtcccggagGCGCTtggctgctggtggagctgcggGCTGGTCGGAGGAGTCAGCGACGAG TCTGCAGTACAGCGGAGACTGCGGACATTTTGTTCCTCGTGGACGAATCATGGAGCATCGGGGAAAGCAACTTCCAGCTGATCAAAGAATTTGTTTACACCATCATACGGACGTTTGAAAACGTGGTGGTGGGAAAGGCAGGTGTCCGTCTGAGTGTGGTGCTCTATGGGGACAAGCCAAG AGTAAGTATCGATCTGACGGACTACATCACCATTGAGGAGGTGCTGGTGGCTGTCCGAGACCTGCTCTACAGAGGGGGCAATGCCAAGACAGGGAATGCTCTCTCCTTCCTAGCGGACACAATGGTCAGTGCGGGGACACTGAGAGAAGATGCTGCAAAG GTGGTCGTTTTAATCACAGGCGGGAAATCTTCTGATCCTGTCGACGAGCCAGCAGAGACCCTTAAGAACAGGGGGGTAACCGTGTTTGCTGTGG GAATTAGAAACGCAGATAGGAACGAGCTGAGGAAAATAGCATCCGATCCCATCGAGGAGCACATGCTCTACGCCAAAGACTTTGGCCAACTCGGCATCCTCTCGCGAAAGGTGTCCAGGAGGCTTTGCTTCACGGCCTCGGAGCCCCCACAACCTGCCAAGCAAATGGCCAATG TTGAGAAGATTGTTGGGCCGCGGGACCTCACCATCAGCGAGCAGAGCTACAGCTCTCTGAGACTTAGTTGGACGCCCGCAACCGGGAAAGTGACCAGCTATCGCATCCTCCTGGATTCACTCTCGGCTGCCGGACAGGTCTCTGCAGAGGATCAGCggcag GTTGTTTTGGATGCCAACAAGAGCTCAGCGCTGGTGACGGATCTGAAACCAAACACCAAATATTTCTTCACGGTCATGGCTGTCTACTCTGACGTTCTGGGGGAGCCAGCGACAATCAAAGGGAGAACAA CATCCATACCTACAGTGACCCATTTCCGGGTCGTAGAAGAAGGACTGTTCAGCCTGAAAGTGGCTTGGACTCCTCCTTTGGGAAAACTGGAAGGCTACAAGGTCTACCTGCCAA CAAACAGGCCTGGGTCGACCTCGGAAAAGATTCTAGCCAGGGATGGCCTCCTCTCATGTCCTTGA